Within the Pseudomonas mendocina genome, the region CGAAGTGCTGCTTGTAGTAGTCTTCAAGGTTGGCGTAGTAGTACTGCGCAGTCAGATCCTTGTTGATCTTCCAGTCACCACCACCGAAGTAGAACTTGTTGGAGGCCTGGCTGCCGCCATCCACGGCCAGACCGGTGCTGTTGCTCGACGCACGGCCTACGGCGTGCTCGATCTGGCCAGCGGTCAGAGTCAGGTTGTCGATTTCGTTGGAGGTGATCATGCCACCTTCGAACATCTGCGGCAGCAGGCGACCGTCGTTGGAGGTGAGGATCGGCAGTTTCGGCATCAGGGTACCGATGCGAGCCTCGGTCTTGGAGAAACGAACCTTACCGGTCAGGCCACCCTTGCTGAACTCGTCGACTGCGCTGCCGTCGCTTTCCAGCGGGAACAGAGCGCCCGGAGTGCGGTCACGACCAGTTTTGGTTGCACGACCACCACCGTCCAGACGCACACCCAGCATGCCAACCGCGTCAACACCAAAGCCCACGGTACCTTCGGTAAAACCGGAGGTGTAGTTGAGAATGAAGCCCTGACCCCATTCACGAGCGGCACCATTGTTGTCAGCAGTGTTCTTGACATCGTTGTCGAAGTAGAAGTTGCGCATGGTCACGCTGGCCTTGCTGTCACCGATGAAATCGGCAAAGGCTACTTGGCTCAGGCCCAGGGTGCTGGCGGCTACGGCCAGTGCCAGGGAGGTCTTTCTCATTATGTTTCTCTCCAGTGTGTTTAAGGTGACGCATCGTCCGGCGCAGACTTCGGCACGAAGAGGCAGGCCGGAACGAATGGGGCATACGCGCACGCGAGCCAGGACACGGCTAAGCCGGGCTCGAACAGGGCGCGTGAAAACTCAGGAAGAACGGAACAACGGCGAACGCAGTGAGGCGGCCGAAATGAGGAGGGCAGAGTGATGCATGGTGAGTACTCTCTCGTCGTTGTTATTTTGCGCCGACATCCTGCCGGCATCTGGCGAGGCCTATGCAGATAGCGCGCCAGCTCCTCCGAACGGGCACACAAGGCTTCTAGAACAGTAGGTTACAGTTTTTCTGCAGAGGCGTGACCGGTCAGTGACAACTCTCTATAGGCAATTTTCCGCCGACCACACCCCTCTCTCAGGCGGAAAATCGCCAATGGCTATCCGAGCACGATCTGGTTCTTGCCTTGCCGCTTGGCCAGGTACATCGACGCGTCGGCGCGCGCATAAAGAGCATCGAGACTGACATCGGTTGCCAGCAGGCTGGTCAGGCCCTGGCTGACGGTGATGCCAAAGCTGGAGCCCTCATGCTGAAAGCTGAGGCGTTGCACCTCGCGCTGAAGTCTTTCGGCCACCTGCAAGGCCACGTCCTGCTCGCACCCTGGGAACAAAGCGGCGAACTCTTCCCCGCCGATACGCCCGAACAGATCGCCGCGACGCAAGGCATTGCTGCCGCATTGAGCCAGGCGACGTAACACCTCATCGCCGATCTGGTGGCCGTACTGGTCATTGATCTTCTTGAAGTCATCAAGATCGAGTAGCAGGAAGGCCAGCGGGCTGCCGAACTTGCGCGCATGCTCGAACTCGCGACGGGCACACTCGAAGAAGTGCCTACGGTTACTGCTCTGGGTCAGCACGTCGGTCGTGGCCAGACGATGCAGCTCGCCCTCCAGCCGTTTCTTCTCGGTGATGTCTTCGGCAATACCAACGATCACCCTGCCCGGCTCCGCACCCGGTCTGGGGCTTACGAAGCACTTGTCACTGAGCCAGCGCAGTTGGCCATCAGCGCGAATGATGCGGTACTCGCGCGACTCCACGGCTCCGGTTTCCAGCACCTTGGCCAGGCTTTCGGCGGCGTAATCGAGATCATCCGGATAGATGCTGTTGCGCCACTCGCCATAATCGGCCAGCAACAACGCGGCAGAGCGTCCAAAGATACGCTCATAGGCCGGACTGACGTAGATCATCCGCTGTTCGTTCCAGTCGAAGGCCCAGAGCACCGCGTTGACGCTACCCAGCAGGCTGCTGAACAGCTGCTCGCGCTCACCCAGGCGTTCCACTTCAGCCCGACTGTGCAGCAGAGCCAGGGTCAGTTCTTCCAACTCGGAAACAGCGTTGCCTTGATCGTCCATTACAGCGGCCATCCCGCCTCGCCTCGCATTGAATTGAGCATAGTGCGAGCCGTTGGACAAACACAAAGGCCCGCCAGTTCGGCGGGCCTTCGATGAGAGCGAACGGAGATCAGGCTGTCGCGGCGGAGGGGCGTAGCGAGTAGGTCTTGAGCTGCTCGGCGAACTCTCGCAGCGACTGGATGCCACTGGCCTCGGCTTCGTGCACCCACTGCTTCATGGCCTCGAGCATGTCGTGGCCATTACTGCTGGTCTTGACCCAGATCTGCTGCAGCGCCAGGCGCTTCTCGTAGATCACCTTGAGCGCCTGGCTCTGCGCCAGCATGTCGGCAATGCGTGCATGATGCTGCTCTTCCAGCAGGCTTGGCTCACGCGACAGCAGACGTTTGGCACGGCTGAACAGGTGACGAACGGATTCGTCGGCCTTGGCTACTTCCTGCTTGACCAGCGGCGCAATCACCAACTTGCGATACTGCGCCATGATCTGGAAACGGTTGTTGAGAATGGCCATGGCGGTGTCCATGTCCAGGTGGCCCTTGCCCTCGACACGATGGGCGATGGGCGCCACGCGCTGCACCTTGGCCAGGCCAAGGAAGCTGAACAGCTTGATCCAGGCCCAGCCCATGTCGAATTCCCACTTCTTCACCGACAACTTGGCGCTGTTTGGATAGGTATGGTGGTTGTTGTGCAGTTCTTCGCCACCGATGATGATGCCCCACGGCACCAGGTTGGTAGCGGCATCGCGGCATTCGAAGTTGCGATAGCCGACGGCATGGCCCAGGCCGTTGATCACGCCGGCCGCCCAGAACGGAATCCACATCATCTGGATCGCCCAGACGGTCATACCGAGCACGCCGAACAGAGCCAGGTCGATGATCGCCATCAGGGTCACGCCGCCAATCGGGTAGCGGCTGTAGACATTGCGCTCGATCCAGTCATCCGGGCAGTTCTTGCCGTAGATACGCAGCGTTTCCTGGTTCTTCGCCTCTTCCTGATAGAGTTCTGCACCTTTGCGCAGCACGGTGCTCAGCCCTTTGATGACCGGGCTATGCGGGTCATCGACGGTTTCGCACTTGGCGTGATGCTTACGGTGAATCGCGGTCCACTCGCGGGTGTTCTGGCCCGTGGTCAGCCACAGCCAGAAACGGAAGAAATGCTTGAGCGCAGGGTGCAGTTCCAGTGCCCGGTGCGCGGAGTAGCGGTGCAGATAGACGGTGACGCTGACGATGGTCACATGTGTCATCAGCAGGGTCGCAGCCACCAGCTGCCAGACCGACAGGTCGAGTAAACCGTTGTACCACATAGGCGGTGTTGCCTCTTGATAGGGAAACGCGGTTGTCCTACAAGGACGAACCAGATCACATTATCCCTGACCCATGCCAGAAAACCAGTTGGTCTTTTAGATAAGAATGTTTCAGACCCAGCCCATCTATACTGCCCAACATTTCCAGGGAGCTTAGCCGCCCACTCATGCTTATCGACACCGCCGCCTTGCGACTGACCCTGGGCTACCTGCTATTGGCTGGTCTATGGATTCTTCTCAGCGATCAGCTACTCGCGGCTCTGGGGCTCTCCGTGGCGCAGCAGGAGCGCCTGCAGTCACTCAAGGGCCTGTTCTTCGTCGCACTCACCAGTTCGCTTCTGTATCTCGTACTGCACCGCCATGCCCGGCAGTATCGCAGCGCGCGCCTGCAACTGGCAGGCAATGAGGAACGTCTGCGCCTGGCGCTGGACGCCACACGCGACGGACTGTGGGACTGGGACGTGTCGAGCCGACGCGTGTTCTTTTCCGAAGGCTACGCCAAGCTGCTCGGGCTGACCCCGCAGACGCTTGGTGACACCCGCGAGGCCTGGGCCGAACGCCTGCATCCGGATGACCAGGAGCGCGCACTGCATGCGCTCAATGCCGAGTTCGGCGAGCAGCATTACGAGAATGTCTATCGCCTGCGCCATGCCGATGGCAGCTATCGCTGGATTCATTCGCGTGGCCGCCTGCTGCGTGACGAGAAAGGCCAACCACAACGCTTCATCGGTATCGCCAGCGACATCACCCGGCAGCGTGCCATCGACGACAGCCTGCGCCAGGCCGCAGCCGTGTTCGATGCCACCCAGGAAGGCGTTCTGGTCACCGATGCCAAGCAATGCATCGTTCACGTCAATCCGGCCTTCAGCCGTATCACCGGCTACAGCAGCGAAGAGATTCTCGGTCAGCACCCCACGTTGCTCAAATCGGGTCGCCACGACGCTGCCTTCTATCACAGCCTGTGGCATGCCCTGGAGAATCGCGGTGCCTGGAGCGGCGAGGTGTGGAACCGGCGCAAGAGCGGCGAAATCTACCCACAGTGGCAATGCATCCGCGTGATCCATGACGAGCAGGGGCGTGTCAGCCATTACGTCGCGGTGTTCTCCGACATCACCGCACTCAAGCGTTCGCAGCGTGAGCTGGATTACCTGGCGCACCACGATCCACTGAGCAACCTGCCCAACCGCCTGCTGTTCACAGAACGCGTCGCCCACGCACTGGAGCGCAGCACGCTCGAGGAGCTGCGTGGCG harbors:
- the desA gene encoding delta-9 fatty acid desaturase DesA, whose protein sequence is MWYNGLLDLSVWQLVAATLLMTHVTIVSVTVYLHRYSAHRALELHPALKHFFRFWLWLTTGQNTREWTAIHRKHHAKCETVDDPHSPVIKGLSTVLRKGAELYQEEAKNQETLRIYGKNCPDDWIERNVYSRYPIGGVTLMAIIDLALFGVLGMTVWAIQMMWIPFWAAGVINGLGHAVGYRNFECRDAATNLVPWGIIIGGEELHNNHHTYPNSAKLSVKKWEFDMGWAWIKLFSFLGLAKVQRVAPIAHRVEGKGHLDMDTAMAILNNRFQIMAQYRKLVIAPLVKQEVAKADESVRHLFSRAKRLLSREPSLLEEQHHARIADMLAQSQALKVIYEKRLALQQIWVKTSSNGHDMLEAMKQWVHEAEASGIQSLREFAEQLKTYSLRPSAATA
- a CDS encoding GGDEF domain-containing protein yields the protein MDDQGNAVSELEELTLALLHSRAEVERLGEREQLFSSLLGSVNAVLWAFDWNEQRMIYVSPAYERIFGRSAALLLADYGEWRNSIYPDDLDYAAESLAKVLETGAVESREYRIIRADGQLRWLSDKCFVSPRPGAEPGRVIVGIAEDITEKKRLEGELHRLATTDVLTQSSNRRHFFECARREFEHARKFGSPLAFLLLDLDDFKKINDQYGHQIGDEVLRRLAQCGSNALRRGDLFGRIGGEEFAALFPGCEQDVALQVAERLQREVQRLSFQHEGSSFGITVSQGLTSLLATDVSLDALYARADASMYLAKRQGKNQIVLG
- a CDS encoding OprD family porin, translating into MRKTSLALAVAASTLGLSQVAFADFIGDSKASVTMRNFYFDNDVKNTADNNGAAREWGQGFILNYTSGFTEGTVGFGVDAVGMLGVRLDGGGRATKTGRDRTPGALFPLESDGSAVDEFSKGGLTGKVRFSKTEARIGTLMPKLPILTSNDGRLLPQMFEGGMITSNEIDNLTLTAGQIEHAVGRASSNSTGLAVDGGSQASNKFYFGGGDWKINKDLTAQYYYANLEDYYKQHFAGLGHNLALGEGSLKTDLRYFRTTSDGKNGSAAGRAGGYSANRTFGDGTGEIDNNTWSAAFTYTLQSHAIMLGYQRVSEDSNFVQLNQGGIEGSAGASVYLLTDRLAHSFTRAGERTTFGQYTYDFAGLGVPGLKASVAYLKGTNVQRADGTEAKEWERDVALDYVFQDGALKGLGLGWRYGVLRGNAATDVDQNRLIVSYTLPLL